TGCCGATGCTCGCCATCGCCTATGGCGGACAGGCTGTCACCACCCGCGTTCGCAGCGTCGCGCGGATCGCGCAGCGGCTGCAGCAGGGGTTCGGCGTCGTCGTCATCGCCTTCGCGCTGCTCTCATACTTCCAGTACGACACGCTGATCGTGGCGTGGCTCACCGGATTTTACCCCAACGGCCAGATCGGCCTCTGACCCCAATGGAGACTGCCATGAACTTGCGCTCGCTCGCCGCATCCGCCGCCATCGTTGCCGTTTCTCTCGCAGGCTCAGCGATACCCGCCTTCAGTGGCGACGCGCCACGCGCGCCGGAAACGCCGTTCGCGGTCGCCGCGACGCAGGCCACCGCGCCCGATTTCACCGGCCTCGGCAACTGGTTCAACTCAGCGCCGCTCAAACTGGCCGATCTGCGCGGCAAGGTCGTGCTTGTGAATTTCTGGACCTATGGCTGCGTCAACTGCGTCAACACGCTGCCGCACGTCACGGCCCTTTACGCCAAATACAAGGACCGTGGCTTCGTCGTGGTCGGCATCCACACGCCGGAATTCCCGTTCGAGCGCTCCGCCTCCAACGTGCAGGCCGCACTGAAGCGGCACGGCATCACTTACCCGGTGGCGCAGGACAATGATTCGCAGA
This portion of the Bradyrhizobium sp. AZCC 2262 genome encodes:
- a CDS encoding thioredoxin family protein codes for the protein MNLRSLAASAAIVAVSLAGSAIPAFSGDAPRAPETPFAVAATQATAPDFTGLGNWFNSAPLKLADLRGKVVLVNFWTYGCVNCVNTLPHVTALYAKYKDRGFVVVGIHTPEFPFERSASNVQAALKRHGITYPVAQDNDSQTWNAYRNRYWPAQYIVDQNGKIVFQHDGEGKYEQIERTVAGLLNAAS